Genomic window (Caldinitratiruptor microaerophilus):
GCGGTACTACCAGCAGCGCCTGGTGCCCAACGCGATGGAGCCCCGGGCCGTGGTGGCGGACTACCGGCCCCGGACCGGCGAGCTCACGCTCTGGAGCTCGACCCAGATCCCCCACCTCCTCAAGATCTTCCTCTCCGGCCTCCTGGGTGTCCCCGAGCACCAGCTGCGGGTGGTGGCCCCGGAGGTGGGCGGCGGCTTCGGCTCCAAGCTCCAGGTCTACCCGGAGGAGGTCGCGGTGGCCGCACTGGCCATGCGCCTCGGCCGGCCGGTGAAGTGGACCATGGAGCGCCGGGAGGAGTTCGTCTCCACCCACCACGGGCGCGAGGGCTTCGTGGACATGGAGTTCGCCGCCCGGCGGGACGGCACGATCACGGGTATCCGGGTGAACTGGGTCGCGGACATGGGCGCGTACAACCTCCTCAACGGCCCGTACGTCCCGATCCTGGGCTTCATCGTCATGCCCGGCCCGTACCGGAACAAGAACCTCGAGGTCCACATCAAGGGCGTGTTCACGAACAAGACGCCCACCGACGCCTACCGGGGCGCCGGCCGCCCGGAGGCCACCTTCTTCCTCGAGCGGACGATGGACCTCCTGGCAGCCGCCTGCGGCCTGGACCCTGTGGAGATCCGGCGCCGGAACCTCATCCGCAAGGAGGAGTTCCCGTTCACGACGGCCACGGGCCTGACCTACGACTCGGGCGACTACCACCTCTCGCTCGACAGGGCCCTGGAGATCGTGGGCTACGACAGGCTGCGCGAGGAGCAGGCCCGGCGGCGGCAGCAGGGCGGGAAGCTTCTCGGCATCGGCATCAGCACCTACATCGAGGCGTGCGGCCTGGCGCCGTCGCAGGCCACGGCCGGCAGCGCCTACGGCGCCCACCTGTACGAGTCGGCCGAGGTGCGGGTCCACCACACCGGCAAGGTGACGGTCTTCACCGGTTCCTCCTCACACGGGCAGGGCCACGAGACCGCCTGGGCGCAGATCGTCTCCGACCGCCTCGGGATCCCGCTGGAGGACGTCGAGGTCGTCCACGGCGACACCGCCCGCGGCCCGCTCGGCCTGGGCACGTACGGCAGCCGGAGCCTGGTCGTGGGCGGCACCGCCCTCTACAAGGCGCTGGACAAGATCCGGGACAAGGCCCGGATGATCGCCGCCCACAAGCTCGAGTGCCATCCGGACGACATCGAGTTCGGGGAGAGCAAGCTGTACGTCCGCGGGGCGCCGGACCGCGCCGTGGCGTTCGCGGACATCGCCGCCGCCGCCAACCTCGGCTCGCACGCCGGCGTTCCGCAGGGCATGGAGCCGGGTCTCGAGGCGACCGTGTTCTTCTCGCCCGAGAACTTCAGCTTCCCGGCCGGCGCGCACGTCTGCGTGGCGGAGGTCGACCCGGACACCGGCAAGGTCCAGATCCTGCGCTACGTGGCCGTCGACGACGCCGGAGTCATCGTCAACCCGCTCCTGGCCGAGGGCCAGGTGCACGGCGGCATCGCCCAGGGCATCGCCCAGGCGCTCTTCGAAGAGCTCCGCTACGACGAGAACGGGCAGCCGCTGGGCGCCTCGCTCATGGACTACGCGGTGCCCACCGCCGCCGACCTGCCGGACTTCGAGTCCCACTTCATCTCCGTCCCCGCCACATCCAACCCGATGGGCGCGAAGGGCATCGGCGAGGCCGGCACCATCGCCTCGACGGCGGCCGTGGTGAACGCCGTGGTCGACGCGCTGAGCCATCTGGGCGTCCGGGACATCGAGATGCCGCTCACCCCGCCGCGGGTGTGGCGGGCCATCCAGAAGGCGAAGGGAGGGCGCTGACGCCGTGTTTCCCGCCGAGTTCGACTACTACCGGCCCGACAGCCTGCAGGGCGCCCTGGACCTCCTGAGCCGGTTCGGGGACGACGCCCGCATCCTGGCGGGCGGTCACAGCCTCCTCCCGGCGATGCGCCTGCGGCTCGCCCAGCCCAAGGTCCTGATCGACATCGGGCGACTGCGCGACCTCGCCTACATCCGGGAGGAGAACGGCGAGGTCGCCGTCGGCGCGCTCACCACCCATTACGAGGTGGAGACGTCTTCCCTCCTCGAAGCCCGGGCCACGGCTTTCCCCGACGCCGCGAAGGTCCTGGCCGACGTGCAGGTCCGCAACCGGGGCACCGTGGGCGGGGCCCTCGCCCACGCCGACCCCGCCGCCGACTACCCGGCCGTGGTGCTGGCGCTGGGCGGCCGCGTGGTGTTCACCGGACCGTCCGGCAAGCGCTCCGTCGCAGCCGACGACCTCTTCGTCGGGCCCTTCACCACGGCGATCCGGCCGGGCGAGATCCTCACCGAACTCCGCATCCCGGCCCAGGGCCCCGGCACCGGCAGCGCGTACGTGAAGTTCGTCCGCCGCGCCTCGGACTACGGGATGGCCGGGGTGGCGGCCCGGATCACGGTCGACGGGGCCGGCGTCTGCCGCGAGGCCCGCGTCGCCGTCACGTGCGTGGGACCCACCGCCTACCGTGCGACGGAGACCGAGAAGGCGCTGGTGGGGCAGCGCCTCACCGACGACGTCATCGCGGCGGCCGCCGAGAAGGCCGTGGCGGGCGTCGACGTCGCCGACGACCCTTACGTCCCTGCCGACTACCGATCGCACCTCGCACGGGTCATCGCCCGCCGGGCGATCGCCGCCGCCCGGGACCGGGCGAGCCGTTGACACGCCGCAGCGGCGACCGTATCCTGATAGCGAGCCGAAGGGGGAGTTCGGCGCCTGCGGACCGGCACCGGTTCCGCAGGCGCCCTGTCGCGGCCGGCCGATGGGGCGGGCGTCCGGCGAGCACGCTAACGTCGGGTCCCCACCGCCGCCCAGCAGGCGACCGGACCGCGCCAGCCACGAGGGGGCAGGGACGTTGCAGCACACGGAGCGGCCGCAGGGAGACGTGAAGCGCATCCTCTGGGGCATCCTCGCGCTCAACCTCGCCGTGGCGCTCGCCAAGGTGCTGTACGGCTGGGCGAGCCGGTCGGCGGCGATGGTCGCCGACGGCTTCCACTCCCTCTCGGACGGGACGTCGAACGTGATCGGCCTGGTCGGGATCACGCTGGCGCAGAAGCCCATCGACCGCACTCACCCGTACGGCCACAAGAAGTTCGAGACCTTCACCACCATCGGGATCGCCGCCCTGCTCCTGTTCGTCGCCTTCGAGGTGGTCACGGGGGTCGTGGACCGGATCCGCCACCCGGTGGCCCCGTCGGTCACGGCTTGGAGCTTCGCCGTCATGCTCGCCACGATGGCCGTGAACGCGGGCGTGTACCTGTACGAGTCCCGGGCGGGGCGGCGCCTGGGCAGCGACTTCCTCGTGGCCGACTCCCTCCACACCCGCAGCGACATCCTGGTGAGCCTGTCGGTCCTGGCCGGGCTGGCGGGGGTGCGCCTGGGCCTGCCCTGGCTCGACTGGGCCGTGGCGCTCGTGATCGCCGGCCTGATCGCCTGGTCGGCGTGGGAGATCATCCGCGACGGCGCCAACGTCCTGTGCGACGCGGCCGTGTTCGACCCGGCCTTCATCGACCCGGTCGTGCGGTCGATCCCCGGCGTGCGCGAGGTGCACCAGATCCGCTCCCGGGGCCGGCACGACTCGGCCTACGTCGACCTGCACGTGCTCGTCGACCCGCACCTGCCAGTCGTGAAGGCCCACGACCTCGCCCACCGGATCGAGGAGGCCCTCAAGGGCCGCCTCCCCGCCGTGGTCGACGTCCTCGTGCACGTCGAGCCCGACCTGCCCGGGATGGAGCTGCCCGAGGAGCCCCGGATCGAGCCTGTAACGGCGCCGGCGCACGAGCATGCCGACCGGTGACCCCGGGCTGGCCGGCATCCGGTCGACGAATCGCAGCTTCCAGCGTCCTCCACAGGAGACCCACATCCCCCCGGCGAATCTCTCCGGGCGGCGGGTGCGGACGGGCACCTGCCAGCCGAGGCGCCGGGGGGATGTCGCGTGCAGGTCACCGTCCGGCTCTACGCGGGGCTCTCGCAACTGGCCGGCCGGCCCCGCGCCGCGATCGACGTGCCGGAGCCCGCCACCGTGGCGGACGTCCTGCGCCGGCTGGGCGAGCTGCATCCCGGCCTGGCGCCCCACCTGGAGGGGGTCGTCGCGGTGGTCGGCGGGCGCCACGCCGGGCCGGGGGAGCCGGTGCCACCCGGCGAGGAGGTCGCGCTCGTCCGCCCGATGGCCGGCGGCTCGCAGCAGATTGCGCAGTCTGGCGCACGGAGCGGCAGCGAAAGGAGGCTGTCCCATGGCAGACCGTGACGACGGGAGGACCGTGGCGGAAACGGGGGCGGCACGGGAGACCGTTTTCGTGGGCACGTTCACCGGCGGCGTGGTGGGTCCGAGCCGGCGCATGCTCGGCCCGGTGCGCGACGGCGGGCACATCATCGCCAACACGGCGCCGGGCTGCTGGGGGCCCATGCTCACGCCGGCCTTCAAGGGCGGGCACGAGGTCACGGAGCCCGTGGCCGTCGAGGGCGCCGAGGTCGGCGACGCGATCGTCATCCGGATCAAGGACATCCAGGTGACCAGCATCGCCACCTCGTCCGGGGTGGACCAGCCGGTGGAGGGCCGCTTCCTGGGCGATCCCTACGTGGCGCCCCGCTGCCCCGGGTGCGGCACCCTGAACCCGCCGACGCGGATCGAGGGCACGGGGCCGGAGGCGATCCGCTGCGCCATCTGCGGCGCGGAGGCAGCGCCGTTCCGGATCGCCCACGGCTACACGATGGTCTTCGACAGCAGCCGCCAGCTCGGGGTGACGGTCGGGGCCGAGGCGGCCCGGCGCATCGGCGCCGACGGGCGCCGGTACATGGCCCTGCCACCCGAATCCGGGCAGAACCCGGTCGTGACGGTGGCGCCCGCGGACCTCGTCGGCGTCCTCGCCCGGTTGCGGCCGTTCCTGGGGCACATCGGCACCACGCCGGCCATCGACATGCCGGACTCCCACAACGCCGGCGACTTCGGCTCCTTCCTGATCGGCGCCCCGCACGAGTTCGGCATCCCGGCGGAGAAGCTGGAGCACCGGACGGACGCGCACCTGGACATCGACTCGGTCCGCGCCGGCGCCATCCTCATCTGCCCGGTGAAGGTCCGGGGCGGCGGCGTCTACCTGGGCGACATGCACGCCATGCAGGGCGACGGCGAGATCGCCGGGCACACCACGGACGTTGCCGGGACCGTCACCCTGCAGGTCCACGTGCTCAAGGGCCTGAACCTGGACGGCCCGGTCCTCCTCCCCAACGCCGAGGACCTGCCGCCCCTGGCCCGGCCGTTCACGGCCGAGGAGCGGGCCCGCGCCCTGGCGCTGGCCCGCCAGTGGGGCGTGGCGGCCATCGAGGAGACGGCGCCGATCCAGGTGGTCGGCTCGGGGCCCGACCTGAACAGCGCCACCGACAACGGGCTGCGCCGCATGGCCGCCCTCTTGGACATGAGCGTCGCCGAGGTCCGCAACCGGGCCACGATCACCGGCGGGATCGAGATCGGCCGGCACCCCGGCATCGTCACCGTCACCATCCTGGCGCCGCTCGACCGGCTGGAGCGGAAGGGCTTGCTGCCGTTCGTTCGGGAGCAGTACGGTATCGGGTAGGGAGTGCTGCGTGTGCGGGACGCCCCCCGGCACCGGCCGGGGGGCGTCTTCTGGTGAGGGGGCGTGCGGGTGGAAGAACGCTACAGCAAGGACATGAGCCACACGACGTGGGACCGGGTCTTCCAGCGCCAGGCCGAACGCGCCGACCTCGCCCGGGAGTGGCTCGACCGCCTGGACCTGCGCCCGGGCGAGTGCGTCCTGGACGTCGGATCGGGCCCCGGGTTCATCAGCCTGCTCGCGGCCGAGCGCGTGGGGCCGGCCGGGCTGGTCCACGCCGTCGACCGGTCCGCCGAGGCCCTGGCGTACCTGGAGCGAGTGCAGGTCGAGCGGGGCGTCCGGCAGATCCGGCGCGTGCACGCGGACGTGTGCGCCCTGGACCGGCTCGACCCCGTCCCCGACGCCGCCCTGGTCACCATGATGCTCCACCACGGCGACGACGGGCCGGCGATCCTCTCGGCCGCCTTCCGGCTCCTGCGCCCCGGCGGCCGGGCCGTCGTGGCGGAGTTCCACCCCGACGGGCCGTGCGAGGTCGGCCCGCCCCGCGAGCACCGCCTGGCGCCCGACGTCGTCCGCCGCTGGTGCGAGGCGGCGGGTTTCGCCGTGGCGGAGGAGTGGCGCCAGACCGCGGAGCATTACGCTCTCCTCGTGATCAGGCCTTAGTACTCGATGCCGCACCCGCCGCTGGAGGGATCGAAGCTGTCCGTGGACACCGTCCTCTTCGACTTCGACGGCACCGTCGCGGATACCACGCCCCTGGTCGTCTTCGCCTTCCAGCAGGCGTTCGCGGAGTTCGACGGTCGGCACCTGTCCTGGGACGAGGTCATCGACCTGTTCGGCCCGCCGGAGGGAGCGATCTTCCGGCGGCACTTGCGAGCCGCCGAGCGGTGGGAGGCGGCTCTGGCCCGCTTCAACGAACTCTACCGGGAACTCCACGGTGAGTGGGTCGTCCGCAGCGCAGAGTTGGAGGCGACGCTGTGGGACCTGAGGGCGCGTGGCGTTCGGCTGGGCCTGGTCACGGGGAAAGCGCGGGCGAGCGCGGCCATCTCCCTCGACGCCCTGCAGCTCCACGGTCTCTTCGACGTGGTCGTGGCCGGAGACGACGTCGTCCGCCC
Coding sequences:
- a CDS encoding class I SAM-dependent methyltransferase, which translates into the protein MEERYSKDMSHTTWDRVFQRQAERADLAREWLDRLDLRPGECVLDVGSGPGFISLLAAERVGPAGLVHAVDRSAEALAYLERVQVERGVRQIRRVHADVCALDRLDPVPDAALVTMMLHHGDDGPAILSAAFRLLRPGGRAVVAEFHPDGPCEVGPPREHRLAPDVVRRWCEAAGFAVAEEWRQTAEHYALLVIRP
- a CDS encoding FAD binding domain-containing protein, producing MFPAEFDYYRPDSLQGALDLLSRFGDDARILAGGHSLLPAMRLRLAQPKVLIDIGRLRDLAYIREENGEVAVGALTTHYEVETSSLLEARATAFPDAAKVLADVQVRNRGTVGGALAHADPAADYPAVVLALGGRVVFTGPSGKRSVAADDLFVGPFTTAIRPGEILTELRIPAQGPGTGSAYVKFVRRASDYGMAGVAARITVDGAGVCREARVAVTCVGPTAYRATETEKALVGQRLTDDVIAAAAEKAVAGVDVADDPYVPADYRSHLARVIARRAIAAARDRASR
- a CDS encoding cation diffusion facilitator family transporter, which encodes MQHTERPQGDVKRILWGILALNLAVALAKVLYGWASRSAAMVADGFHSLSDGTSNVIGLVGITLAQKPIDRTHPYGHKKFETFTTIGIAALLLFVAFEVVTGVVDRIRHPVAPSVTAWSFAVMLATMAVNAGVYLYESRAGRRLGSDFLVADSLHTRSDILVSLSVLAGLAGVRLGLPWLDWAVALVIAGLIAWSAWEIIRDGANVLCDAAVFDPAFIDPVVRSIPGVREVHQIRSRGRHDSAYVDLHVLVDPHLPVVKAHDLAHRIEEALKGRLPAVVDVLVHVEPDLPGMELPEEPRIEPVTAPAHEHADR
- a CDS encoding xanthine dehydrogenase family protein molybdopterin-binding subunit, coding for MAGSPTGIGARVRRKEDPRLITGAATYTDDIQLPGMLYAQMVRSPHAHARIVGVHKEDALAVSGVVGVYTFDDLKDAFKAPLPCGWAAYPHLKNPPHWPLATGKVRHVGEVVAVVVAHDRMAARDAAELVRVDYEPLPAVVDLEDALNPASPRVHDELADNVSFTFDFASPGVEEAFRTAEVTVKQRYYQQRLVPNAMEPRAVVADYRPRTGELTLWSSTQIPHLLKIFLSGLLGVPEHQLRVVAPEVGGGFGSKLQVYPEEVAVAALAMRLGRPVKWTMERREEFVSTHHGREGFVDMEFAARRDGTITGIRVNWVADMGAYNLLNGPYVPILGFIVMPGPYRNKNLEVHIKGVFTNKTPTDAYRGAGRPEATFFLERTMDLLAAACGLDPVEIRRRNLIRKEEFPFTTATGLTYDSGDYHLSLDRALEIVGYDRLREEQARRRQQGGKLLGIGISTYIEACGLAPSQATAGSAYGAHLYESAEVRVHHTGKVTVFTGSSSHGQGHETAWAQIVSDRLGIPLEDVEVVHGDTARGPLGLGTYGSRSLVVGGTALYKALDKIRDKARMIAAHKLECHPDDIEFGESKLYVRGAPDRAVAFADIAAAANLGSHAGVPQGMEPGLEATVFFSPENFSFPAGAHVCVAEVDPDTGKVQILRYVAVDDAGVIVNPLLAEGQVHGGIAQGIAQALFEELRYDENGQPLGASLMDYAVPTAADLPDFESHFISVPATSNPMGAKGIGEAGTIASTAAVVNAVVDALSHLGVRDIEMPLTPPRVWRAIQKAKGGR
- a CDS encoding acetamidase/formamidase family protein → MADRDDGRTVAETGAARETVFVGTFTGGVVGPSRRMLGPVRDGGHIIANTAPGCWGPMLTPAFKGGHEVTEPVAVEGAEVGDAIVIRIKDIQVTSIATSSGVDQPVEGRFLGDPYVAPRCPGCGTLNPPTRIEGTGPEAIRCAICGAEAAPFRIAHGYTMVFDSSRQLGVTVGAEAARRIGADGRRYMALPPESGQNPVVTVAPADLVGVLARLRPFLGHIGTTPAIDMPDSHNAGDFGSFLIGAPHEFGIPAEKLEHRTDAHLDIDSVRAGAILICPVKVRGGGVYLGDMHAMQGDGEIAGHTTDVAGTVTLQVHVLKGLNLDGPVLLPNAEDLPPLARPFTAEERARALALARQWGVAAIEETAPIQVVGSGPDLNSATDNGLRRMAALLDMSVAEVRNRATITGGIEIGRHPGIVTVTILAPLDRLERKGLLPFVREQYGIG
- a CDS encoding HAD family hydrolase → MDTVLFDFDGTVADTTPLVVFAFQQAFAEFDGRHLSWDEVIDLFGPPEGAIFRRHLRAAERWEAALARFNELYRELHGEWVVRSAELEATLWDLRARGVRLGLVTGKARASAAISLDALQLHGLFDVVVAGDDVVRPKPDPEGILAALSRLGARADRALYVGDMDGDVLAGRAAGVTTVGAAWFRGTGREFLHPPDRVFRQVADFRAFLENVLA
- a CDS encoding MoaD/ThiS family protein, coding for MQVTVRLYAGLSQLAGRPRAAIDVPEPATVADVLRRLGELHPGLAPHLEGVVAVVGGRHAGPGEPVPPGEEVALVRPMAGGSQQIAQSGARSGSERRLSHGRP